The Xanthomonas fragariae genome has a segment encoding these proteins:
- the atpD gene encoding F0F1 ATP synthase subunit beta has protein sequence MSQGKIVQIIGAVVDVEFQRNEVPKVYHALKVEGTAITLEVQQQLGDGVVRTIALGSTDGLRRNLLATNTERAISVPVGAGTLGRIMDVLGRPIDEAGDVQASDHWEIHRAAPSYEDQSSSTELLETGIKVIDLMCPFAKGGKVGLFGGAGVGKTVNMMELINNIAKAHSGLSVFAGVGERTREGNDFYHEMKDSNVLDKVAMVYGQMNEPPGNRLRVALTGLTMAEYFRDEKDENGKGKDVLLFVDNIYRYTLAGTEVSALLGRMPSAVGYQPTLAEEMGVLQERITSTKSGSITSIQAVYVPADDLTDPSPATTFAHLDSTVTLSRNIASLGIYPAVDPLDSTSRQMDPLVIGNEHYDTAQRVQQTLQKYKELKDIIAILGMDELSEEDKQSVSRARKIERFFSQPFHVAEVFTGSPGKYVSLKDTIRGFKAICDGEYDHLPEQAFYMVGSIEEAVEKANKMSAKA, from the coding sequence ATGAGTCAGGGCAAGATCGTTCAGATCATCGGCGCGGTCGTCGACGTCGAATTCCAGCGCAATGAAGTGCCGAAGGTCTATCACGCGTTGAAGGTCGAGGGCACCGCCATCACCCTGGAAGTGCAGCAGCAGCTCGGCGACGGCGTAGTGCGCACGATTGCGCTCGGCTCCACTGACGGCCTCAGGCGCAACCTGCTGGCCACCAACACCGAGCGCGCCATTTCGGTGCCGGTCGGTGCCGGTACGCTGGGCCGCATCATGGACGTGCTAGGTCGTCCGATCGACGAAGCCGGCGACGTGCAGGCGTCGGACCATTGGGAAATCCACCGCGCTGCACCGTCGTATGAAGACCAGTCCTCCAGCACCGAACTGCTGGAAACCGGCATCAAAGTCATCGACCTGATGTGCCCGTTCGCCAAGGGCGGCAAGGTCGGCCTGTTCGGCGGCGCCGGCGTCGGCAAGACCGTCAACATGATGGAATTGATCAACAACATCGCCAAGGCGCACTCGGGTCTGTCCGTGTTTGCCGGCGTGGGCGAGCGTACCCGTGAGGGCAACGATTTCTACCACGAGATGAAAGACTCCAATGTGCTGGACAAGGTCGCGATGGTGTACGGCCAGATGAACGAGCCGCCGGGCAACCGTCTGCGCGTTGCGCTGACGGGCCTGACCATGGCCGAGTACTTTCGCGACGAGAAGGATGAAAACGGCAAGGGCAAGGACGTGCTGCTGTTCGTAGACAACATCTACCGCTACACGCTGGCCGGTACCGAAGTGTCTGCACTGCTCGGCCGTATGCCGTCGGCAGTGGGTTACCAGCCGACCCTGGCCGAGGAAATGGGCGTGTTGCAGGAGCGCATCACCTCGACCAAGAGCGGTTCGATCACCTCGATCCAGGCCGTGTACGTGCCTGCGGACGACCTGACCGACCCGTCGCCGGCGACCACCTTCGCCCATCTGGATTCGACCGTCACGCTGAGCCGCAACATTGCTTCGCTGGGTATCTATCCGGCCGTGGATCCACTGGATTCCACCAGCCGCCAGATGGACCCGCTGGTGATCGGCAACGAGCATTACGACACCGCCCAGCGTGTCCAGCAGACCTTGCAAAAATACAAGGAACTGAAGGACATCATCGCCATCCTGGGTATGGACGAGCTGAGCGAAGAAGACAAGCAGTCGGTCTCGCGCGCGCGCAAGATCGAGCGCTTCTTCAGTCAGCCGTTCCACGTGGCCGAGGTGTTCACCGGCTCGCCTGGCAAATACGTTTCGCTGAAGGACACCATCCGCGGCTTCAAGGCGATCTGCGACGGCGAGTACGATCACCTGCCGGAACAGGCGTTCTACATGGTCGGCAGCATCGAAGAAGCCGTCGAGAAAGCCAACAAGATGAGCGCCAAGGCGTAA
- a CDS encoding F0F1 ATP synthase subunit epsilon, with amino-acid sequence MSTIRCDIVSAEKEIFHGEATLVVATGELGELGIAPKHAPLITRLKPGKVVVTTASGEQLDFAISGGILEVQPQVVTVLVDTAVRAQDIDEAAVRKVKEEAERLLANRGDTVDVAQAQRQLAEATVQLQALERLRRTLKH; translated from the coding sequence ATGAGCACTATCCGTTGCGACATCGTCAGCGCCGAGAAGGAAATCTTCCACGGTGAGGCGACCCTGGTCGTGGCCACCGGCGAGTTGGGCGAGCTGGGCATTGCGCCCAAGCACGCGCCGCTGATCACACGCCTGAAGCCGGGCAAGGTGGTGGTCACCACCGCCAGTGGCGAACAGTTGGACTTCGCCATTTCCGGCGGCATCCTGGAAGTTCAGCCGCAGGTGGTGACCGTGCTGGTCGATACCGCGGTGCGTGCGCAGGACATCGACGAAGCCGCCGTGCGCAAGGTCAAGGAAGAGGCCGAGCGTCTGCTGGCCAACCGTGGCGACACGGTGGACGTGGCCCAAGCGCAGCGCCAGCTGGCCGAGGCGACGGTGCAGTTGCAGGCGCTGGAGCGTTTGCGTCGTACGCTGAAGCACTAA
- a CDS encoding chorismate mutase: MTRLIAGIRSYALTGLLAVALLGCALPARSQPPLDPLLDRIVQRNAIGDAVALSKWDSGKPVLDQTREAAVLQSVRDQAPAHGLDADDAARFFAAQIEANKSVQYALLNHWRARGSAPDTARPDLTALRARLDQLQGELLDALADVATARAVPDCPTSTARVAAHYAARWQLDALHRAALVRSLGDFCH, from the coding sequence ATGACTCGCTTGATCGCTGGCATTCGCAGTTACGCGCTCACAGGCCTGCTCGCCGTGGCTCTGCTGGGTTGCGCGTTGCCTGCCCGCAGCCAGCCGCCGCTGGATCCGTTGCTGGATCGCATCGTGCAACGCAATGCGATCGGCGATGCAGTGGCGCTGAGCAAGTGGGACAGCGGCAAGCCGGTGCTGGACCAGACCCGCGAAGCGGCGGTGCTGCAGAGCGTGCGCGATCAGGCGCCTGCGCACGGGCTGGATGCCGACGATGCGGCGCGTTTCTTCGCTGCGCAGATCGAAGCCAACAAGTCGGTGCAGTACGCTTTGTTGAATCACTGGCGCGCACGCGGAAGCGCGCCGGACACCGCACGTCCGGATCTGACCGCGCTGCGCGCACGCCTGGATCAACTGCAGGGCGAATTGCTCGATGCATTGGCCGACGTTGCGACAGCACGCGCAGTGCCCGACTGTCCGACCAGCACCGCGCGTGTAGCAGCGCATTACGCCGCGCGATGGCAGTTGGACGCGCTGCATCGTGCTGCATTGGTACGCAGTCTTGGCGATTTCTGTCACTGA
- a CDS encoding GtrA family protein, translated as MSLFRQGSQFMMIGVLQLAMDCGIFIAATAVGMPAVPANLLGRISGAMLGFWLNGCYTFAQEGSARLGWQRFRRFALMWLALTLISTWLLSMTVELIGLRQAWLAKPLVEGGLAIVSFFLGRHVVYR; from the coding sequence ATGAGTCTGTTCCGCCAAGGCAGCCAGTTCATGATGATTGGCGTCCTGCAGTTGGCTATGGACTGCGGCATCTTCATCGCCGCCACCGCTGTAGGCATGCCTGCAGTGCCGGCCAATCTGCTCGGACGCATCAGCGGCGCGATGCTCGGGTTCTGGCTCAATGGCTGCTACACCTTCGCCCAAGAAGGCAGCGCGCGTCTGGGATGGCAGCGCTTCCGACGCTTTGCGCTGATGTGGCTGGCGCTGACGTTGATCAGCACCTGGCTACTATCGATGACGGTCGAGCTAATCGGCCTGCGTCAGGCCTGGCTGGCCAAGCCACTGGTCGAAGGCGGGCTGGCGATCGTGTCGTTCTTTCTGGGCCGGCATGTGGTGTATCGCTGA
- the glmU gene encoding bifunctional UDP-N-acetylglucosamine diphosphorylase/glucosamine-1-phosphate N-acetyltransferase GlmU — MTLPLHVVILAAGEGKRMRSSLPKVLQPLAGQPMLAHVVATARQLQPAAIHVVYGHGGDQVQVAFAAQSDLHWAGQRQQLGTGHAVLQAMPAIPDAATVLVLYGDVPLIQSDDLLQLLRAPGRMAVLVADVANPTGYGRILRDAEGKVAAIVEQKDANDEQRRIRTINTGILTAESTALRRWLVGLSNENAQGEFYLTDVFASAAADFTPADMVHVADPQDVEGANDTWQLAQLERAWQARAARRLCLQGVRMADPARVDQRGTVQVGRDVQLDIDVILEGDVTLGDGVVIGPFVRLRDVTLGAGTQVRAHCDLEGVVTEGAVMIGPFARLRPGTVLADGVHIGNFVETKKLTMGVGSKANHLTYLGDAVIGSKVNIGAGTITCNYDGVNKSQTTIGDGAFVGSNSALVAPIEIGANATIGAGSVITRDAPAGQLSVTRPRQTVIEGWERPTTK, encoded by the coding sequence ATGACTTTGCCCCTGCATGTCGTGATCCTGGCCGCGGGCGAGGGCAAGCGCATGCGCTCGTCCTTGCCCAAGGTGCTGCAGCCGCTGGCCGGCCAGCCGATGCTGGCGCACGTGGTTGCCACCGCGCGGCAACTGCAACCGGCCGCGATCCACGTGGTGTACGGACACGGCGGCGATCAGGTGCAGGTGGCGTTCGCAGCCCAAAGCGACCTGCACTGGGCCGGGCAACGCCAGCAACTGGGCACCGGGCACGCGGTGCTGCAGGCGATGCCTGCGATTCCGGATGCGGCGACGGTGCTGGTGTTGTACGGCGATGTGCCGCTGATCCAATCCGACGACTTGCTGCAACTGCTGCGCGCACCCGGACGTATGGCAGTGCTGGTGGCCGATGTGGCCAATCCCACCGGTTACGGGCGCATCTTGCGCGATGCGGAAGGCAAGGTTGCGGCGATCGTCGAGCAGAAGGATGCCAACGATGAGCAGCGCCGCATCCGCACCATCAATACCGGCATCCTCACCGCCGAATCCACCGCGCTGCGGCGTTGGTTGGTGGGTTTGTCGAACGAAAATGCGCAGGGCGAGTTCTATCTTACCGACGTGTTTGCTAGCGCCGCCGCCGATTTCACCCCGGCCGACATGGTGCATGTGGCCGACCCGCAGGATGTGGAAGGCGCCAATGACACCTGGCAGCTCGCCCAGCTCGAACGTGCCTGGCAGGCGCGTGCGGCGCGTAGGTTATGCCTGCAAGGCGTGCGCATGGCCGACCCGGCGCGCGTGGACCAGCGCGGCACCGTGCAGGTGGGCCGCGATGTGCAGCTCGATATCGATGTGATTCTGGAAGGCGATGTGACGCTGGGCGATGGCGTGGTCATCGGCCCGTTCGTGCGGCTGCGCGACGTTACCCTGGGCGCCGGCACACAGGTGCGCGCGCATTGCGATCTGGAAGGGGTGGTGACCGAGGGCGCGGTGATGATCGGCCCGTTTGCGCGCTTGCGTCCCGGCACCGTGTTGGCCGATGGCGTGCATATCGGCAACTTCGTGGAGACCAAGAAACTCACCATGGGGGTGGGCAGCAAGGCCAACCATCTGACCTATCTGGGCGATGCTGTTATCGGCAGCAAGGTCAACATCGGCGCCGGCACCATCACCTGCAACTACGACGGGGTGAACAAGTCGCAGACCACCATCGGCGATGGCGCCTTTGTCGGCTCCAACAGCGCGCTGGTGGCACCGATCGAGATCGGTGCCAATGCCACCATCGGTGCGGGGTCGGTGATCACCCGCGATGCACCGGCCGGCCAGCTCAGTGTGACGCGCCCGCGTCAGACCGTGATTGAAGGCTGGGAGCGACCTACCACGAAGTAA
- a CDS encoding NosD domain-containing protein produces the protein MEMRCCSLRAKLVLTLVALLPVAASAQTYRLYLAPDGNDAAAGTSASTALRSLAAAQQRLFQRQPAGTVEVVIAAGTYLTQSVQWTFANGAPIRFIAASGVASPPVFDGRGGATWFTLKGGRDTATRLTFDGLKVSNYWMALDLGSSKRSDDGNSGNVIRDMTFERIGGVYGSSSEAAYSFAAIRLQNSRDNRIEHNRFVSIENDTKTSGFIHAIYLARHSSGNRIEDNTFTNVNGDAVRTRDASDNTYVGDNRFVRAGKYAAFSDWIKPEVECPSQGGQFVDNTVGNGYYGTIVATRTTGADDACGALKKPRIEERGTLRPE, from the coding sequence ATGGAAATGCGATGCTGCTCATTGCGGGCGAAGCTGGTACTGACGTTGGTAGCGCTGCTGCCGGTTGCTGCATCTGCACAGACCTACCGGCTGTATCTGGCGCCCGATGGCAACGATGCCGCGGCAGGCACCAGCGCCTCGACAGCGCTGCGCAGTCTGGCTGCCGCCCAACAGCGCTTGTTCCAGCGGCAGCCTGCCGGCACGGTGGAAGTGGTGATCGCAGCAGGCACGTATCTCACGCAATCTGTGCAATGGACGTTCGCCAACGGCGCGCCCATCCGCTTTATCGCTGCCTCTGGTGTCGCCAGCCCACCGGTGTTCGATGGGCGCGGTGGCGCAACCTGGTTCACGCTGAAAGGCGGTCGGGATACCGCCACCCGCCTGACCTTCGACGGCTTGAAGGTCAGCAATTACTGGATGGCGCTCGATCTGGGCAGCAGCAAGCGCAGCGACGACGGCAATAGCGGCAACGTCATCCGTGACATGACCTTCGAGCGCATCGGTGGCGTCTATGGCAGCAGCAGTGAGGCGGCCTATTCGTTTGCGGCGATCCGGCTGCAGAACTCGCGCGACAACCGCATCGAACACAACCGGTTCGTGTCGATCGAAAACGATACCAAGACATCTGGTTTCATCCATGCGATTTATTTGGCGCGTCACTCGTCCGGAAACCGGATCGAAGACAATACCTTCACCAACGTCAACGGCGATGCCGTGCGCACCCGCGATGCGTCGGACAACACCTACGTCGGCGACAACCGCTTCGTCAGGGCCGGCAAGTACGCGGCGTTTTCGGACTGGATAAAGCCCGAGGTCGAATGCCCTTCGCAGGGCGGGCAGTTTGTCGACAATACCGTGGGCAATGGCTATTACGGCACGATTGTCGCCACGCGCACCACCGGCGCAGACGATGCTTGCGGAGCCTTGAAAAAACCGCGTATCGAGGAGCGCGGGACGTTGCGGCCCGAGTAA
- the glmS gene encoding glutamine--fructose-6-phosphate transaminase (isomerizing) has translation MCGIVGAIAGRDVVPVLIEGLKRLEYRGYDSSGIAVLDGAQVRRVRRTGRVVEMAQAAQAEQFGATLGIGHTRWATHGGVTEANAHPHISEGVALVHNGIIENHEQQRRKLRALGYIFESQTDTEVIAHLIHHHLGSAGDLLIALQRTVKELTGAYALAVMSQAEPERFVCARMGCPLLIGVGEGENFVASDVSAIVQATRQVIFLEEGDTAELRRDGVRIFDTNDAPVERPLHLSDVSLASLELGPFRHFMQKEIYEQPRALADTIEAAIDAKGFPASLFGPNAEAVLRDIEGVQILACGTSYYAGMTARYWIEAIAGLPCSVEIASEYRYRAAYANPKHLIVTISQSGETLDTMEALKYAKSLGHLHTLSICNVPESAIPRASELVCYTRAGAEIGVASTKAFTTQLAVLFQLTMVLGKLQGRISEIEEADYLEQLRFLPGSVQHALNLEPQIMAWAERFSAKENALFLGRGLHYPIALEGALKLKEISYIHAEAYPAGELKHGPLALVDAAMPVVVIAPNDRLLEKVKSNMQEVRARGGELFVFADQDSHFSQSEGVHVIRTPRHAGVLSPVIHTIPVQLLAYHAALARGTDMDKPRNLAKSVTVE, from the coding sequence ATGTGCGGCATTGTCGGAGCGATCGCCGGGCGCGACGTGGTCCCGGTCCTGATCGAAGGACTCAAGCGCCTGGAATACCGCGGCTACGATTCCTCCGGCATTGCGGTGCTCGATGGCGCGCAAGTGCGCCGTGTACGTCGTACCGGACGCGTGGTGGAGATGGCGCAGGCGGCGCAGGCCGAGCAGTTCGGTGCGACGCTGGGCATTGGCCACACCCGCTGGGCCACCCATGGGGGCGTTACCGAAGCCAACGCGCATCCGCACATCAGCGAAGGCGTGGCGCTGGTGCACAACGGCATCATCGAGAACCACGAACAGCAGCGCAGGAAACTGCGTGCGCTCGGCTACATCTTCGAGTCGCAGACCGATACAGAAGTCATCGCGCATTTGATCCATCATCATCTTGGCAGCGCAGGCGACCTGCTGATCGCACTGCAGCGCACCGTCAAGGAGCTCACCGGTGCCTACGCATTGGCGGTGATGAGCCAGGCCGAGCCGGAACGTTTTGTCTGTGCGCGCATGGGCTGCCCATTGCTGATCGGTGTAGGCGAAGGCGAGAACTTCGTCGCCTCCGATGTCTCGGCGATCGTTCAGGCCACCCGCCAGGTGATCTTCCTCGAAGAGGGCGATACGGCCGAATTGCGTCGCGATGGCGTGCGCATCTTCGATACCAACGATGCGCCGGTCGAGCGCCCGCTGCATCTGTCGGATGTGTCGCTGGCATCGCTGGAACTGGGCCCGTTTCGCCACTTCATGCAGAAGGAAATCTACGAGCAGCCGCGCGCGCTTGCCGATACCATCGAAGCGGCGATCGATGCGAAGGGCTTCCCCGCCTCGTTGTTCGGGCCGAACGCCGAAGCGGTGTTGCGCGACATCGAAGGCGTGCAGATTCTGGCATGCGGTACCAGTTATTACGCCGGCATGACCGCACGTTACTGGATCGAAGCCATTGCCGGGCTGCCGTGCAGCGTGGAGATCGCCAGCGAATACCGCTACCGCGCCGCATACGCCAACCCCAAGCATCTGATCGTCACCATCTCCCAATCCGGCGAAACGCTGGACACGATGGAGGCGCTGAAATACGCCAAATCGCTGGGGCATCTGCACACGCTGTCGATCTGCAACGTGCCGGAGAGCGCGATCCCGCGCGCCAGCGAACTGGTCTGCTACACGCGTGCCGGCGCCGAGATCGGTGTGGCCTCGACCAAGGCATTCACCACCCAGTTGGCGGTGTTGTTCCAGCTCACCATGGTGCTGGGCAAGTTGCAGGGCCGCATCAGCGAGATCGAAGAAGCTGACTATCTGGAGCAACTGCGCTTTCTACCTGGCAGCGTGCAGCACGCTTTGAATCTGGAGCCGCAGATCATGGCCTGGGCCGAGCGGTTTTCGGCCAAGGAGAACGCCCTGTTTCTCGGTCGCGGCCTGCATTATCCGATCGCGCTGGAAGGTGCGCTCAAGCTCAAGGAAATCTCTTATATCCACGCCGAAGCGTATCCGGCCGGCGAGTTGAAGCATGGCCCGCTGGCGCTGGTGGATGCAGCGATGCCGGTAGTGGTGATTGCGCCGAACGACCGGCTGCTGGAGAAGGTCAAATCCAATATGCAGGAAGTACGCGCACGTGGCGGCGAGTTGTTCGTGTTCGCCGATCAGGACAGCCACTTCAGCCAATCCGAAGGCGTGCACGTGATCCGCACCCCGCGTCACGCCGGCGTGCTGTCGCCGGTGATCCACACCATCCCGGTGCAGTTGTTGGCGTATCACGCCGCATTGGCACGCGGCACCGATATGGACAAGCCGCGGAATCTTGCCAAGTCGGTGACGGTTGAGTAG
- the gloA gene encoding lactoylglutathione lyase gives MPLTDLQHVPGASAAPAETLGFVFNHTMLRVKDPKQSLDFYTRILGFRLLDARDFADAKFSLYFLALLPEDTTIPDDDAERRLWMAGIPGVLELTHNHGTEIQDGRVYHDGNSEPRGFGHICISVPDIHAACARWDTLNVPYQKRLEDGRMKHLAFIKDPDGYWVEIISNTPLA, from the coding sequence ATGCCTTTGACCGATCTGCAACACGTGCCAGGCGCCAGCGCCGCGCCGGCCGAGACCCTCGGCTTCGTGTTCAACCACACCATGTTGCGCGTCAAGGACCCCAAACAGTCGCTGGATTTCTATACGCGCATACTCGGCTTCCGCCTGCTCGATGCACGCGACTTTGCCGATGCGAAGTTCAGCCTGTACTTTCTCGCGTTGCTGCCGGAAGACACCACGATCCCCGATGACGACGCCGAGCGTCGCCTGTGGATGGCCGGCATCCCGGGCGTGCTGGAACTCACGCACAACCATGGCACCGAAATCCAGGACGGCCGGGTCTACCACGACGGCAACAGCGAGCCACGCGGCTTCGGACACATCTGCATTTCGGTCCCGGACATCCACGCCGCCTGCGCACGCTGGGACACCCTCAACGTGCCCTACCAGAAGCGCCTGGAAGACGGTCGCATGAAGCACCTGGCCTTCATCAAGGACCCGGACGGCTATTGGGTGGAAATCATTTCCAATACACCGCTGGCGTAA
- a CDS encoding copper resistance protein B has product MSALRTQHVLLLALLVSASSGAQEHVHDAMDASAHDDHGHAMDHGAMDRAPMEHIEMDRALPAKAQIQTPASPTNTSLQHEPLPTPTAEEIAAAFAPLQRHAMHSTSINHYVLLDRLGAFGTDRGSAQEWEARAWIGGDIDRLWLRSEGERQSGRAEHAAVEAFYGHAISPWWDLLIGARQEIGAGKHRSRAALGLQGLTPYKVETEATLYIGSGRRAAVRLEGEYEVLLTNRLILQPHVEANIALTDDDRRDVGSGLQQIEAGIRLRYEVTRRFAPYLGWVHSRSFGDTAQWALMDDELPRDSRFVAGVRLWF; this is encoded by the coding sequence ATGAGCGCACTTCGCACTCAACACGTATTGCTGCTCGCACTGCTTGTCAGCGCATCGAGCGGAGCGCAGGAGCATGTGCATGATGCGATGGATGCATCCGCGCATGACGATCACGGGCATGCAATGGACCACGGTGCAATGGACCGCGCACCGATGGAGCACATCGAGATGGATCGCGCACTGCCAGCTAAAGCACAAATACAAACACCTGCATCGCCGACCAATACTTCACTGCAACACGAGCCGCTCCCCACGCCCACCGCCGAAGAGATTGCAGCCGCGTTTGCGCCGTTGCAACGCCATGCGATGCATTCGACGAGCATCAACCACTATGTCCTGCTCGATCGCCTGGGAGCTTTCGGCACTGATCGCGGCAGCGCTCAAGAGTGGGAGGCACGTGCATGGATCGGTGGCGATATCGACCGGCTCTGGTTGCGCAGCGAAGGCGAGCGGCAGTCTGGACGCGCTGAGCACGCCGCAGTAGAAGCCTTCTACGGCCATGCCATCTCGCCATGGTGGGATCTACTGATCGGCGCACGCCAGGAGATCGGCGCGGGTAAGCATCGCAGCCGGGCCGCCCTCGGCCTGCAAGGACTGACGCCGTACAAGGTCGAGACCGAAGCTACGCTCTACATCGGCAGCGGTCGCCGCGCAGCAGTGCGGCTGGAAGGCGAATATGAGGTACTGCTCACCAACCGACTGATCCTGCAACCACATGTGGAAGCCAACATTGCACTGACCGATGACGACCGGCGTGACGTTGGAAGCGGATTGCAACAGATCGAGGCCGGCATTCGTCTGCGCTATGAAGTCACCCGCCGCTTCGCACCTTACCTCGGCTGGGTCCACAGCCGTAGCTTCGGCGATACCGCCCAATGGGCCCTAATGGACGACGAGCTGCCGCGCGATAGCCGGTTCGTTGCCGGCGTGCGTCTCTGGTTCTGA
- a CDS encoding copper resistance system multicopper oxidase, translated as MGRTGDVMSFDSDSFDPPSSGGLSRRRFVQGLALGGVTASAGLWRGDARAANPVTQVLRGSSQALQIGRMPVNFTGRTRPAITVNQSLPAPTLRWREGDTVSVRVCNALTDQPTSVHWHGLLLPATMDGVPGISFDGIAPGQEYHYRFALRQSGTYWYHSHSMFQEQAGLYGAIVIDPLTPPPYRHDREHVVLLSDWTDLDPAALFRRLKQMPSHDNHAQRTVGDFMRDAREDGLRATLADRGMWGRMRMTPTDLSDVNANTYTYLLNGVAPAGNWTGVFKPGEKVLLRLINGSSMTYFDIRIPGLRMTVVAADGQYVHPVSVDELRIAAAETFDVIVEPRGQDAFTLFAQDMGRTGFACGTLAVRHGLQAPIPALDPRAILTMRDMGHGDDMTHGGHAMHGDDGAQSDPHAAHAMPIPAMHMHGHASEPPQTKTPRHPASEDGHPLIDMRSNAAAPRLDDPGIGLRANGRRVLCYADLHSVFDDPDGREPGREIELHLTGHMEKFVWSFDGIAFASAEPLPLRYGERLRIVLVNDTMMQHPIHLHGMWSDLEDADGNFQMRKHTIDMPPGTRRSYRVRADALGRWAYHCHLLYHMEAGMMREVRVEA; from the coding sequence GTGGGCCGCACCGGAGATGTCATGTCTTTCGATTCCGATTCTTTCGATCCACCCTCCAGCGGCGGACTGAGCCGACGCCGCTTCGTGCAGGGCCTGGCCCTGGGCGGCGTTACCGCAAGCGCCGGCCTATGGCGCGGCGACGCACGTGCGGCGAACCCTGTGACGCAGGTGTTGCGCGGTAGCAGCCAAGCGCTGCAGATCGGCCGCATGCCGGTCAACTTCACCGGGCGCACGCGTCCGGCCATCACCGTCAACCAGAGCTTGCCCGCCCCCACGCTGCGCTGGCGCGAGGGCGACACGGTGAGCGTGCGCGTATGCAACGCACTGACCGACCAACCTACCTCCGTGCATTGGCACGGCCTGCTGCTGCCGGCAACCATGGATGGCGTACCAGGCATAAGCTTCGACGGCATCGCGCCGGGCCAGGAATATCACTACCGCTTCGCGCTGCGTCAATCCGGCACGTACTGGTACCACAGCCACTCGATGTTTCAGGAGCAGGCCGGGCTATACGGCGCGATCGTCATCGACCCGCTGACGCCGCCGCCGTATCGGCACGATCGCGAGCACGTGGTGCTGCTGTCGGACTGGACCGATCTGGACCCGGCTGCACTGTTCCGGCGGCTCAAGCAGATGCCCAGCCACGACAATCACGCGCAGCGCACCGTGGGCGATTTCATGCGCGATGCGCGCGAAGACGGCTTGCGCGCAACGCTGGCCGATCGCGGCATGTGGGGGCGCATGCGCATGACCCCGACCGACCTGTCCGACGTCAACGCCAACACCTACACCTACCTGCTCAACGGCGTCGCCCCGGCCGGCAACTGGACCGGGGTGTTCAAGCCAGGCGAGAAGGTATTGCTGCGTTTGATCAACGGTTCGTCGATGACGTATTTCGACATTCGTATTCCCGGTCTGCGCATGACCGTGGTAGCCGCCGACGGCCAATACGTGCATCCGGTCAGCGTGGACGAGTTGCGTATCGCTGCGGCCGAAACCTTCGATGTGATTGTCGAACCGCGCGGCCAAGATGCATTTACGTTGTTTGCGCAGGACATGGGGCGGACCGGTTTCGCCTGCGGCACGCTGGCGGTACGACATGGGTTGCAGGCGCCGATTCCCGCATTGGACCCACGTGCGATCCTGACCATGCGCGATATGGGGCATGGCGATGACATGACACATGGGGGCCACGCCATGCATGGGGATGATGGGGCGCAGAGCGATCCGCATGCAGCGCACGCGATGCCGATACCGGCAATGCACATGCACGGGCATGCAAGCGAACCGCCGCAGACCAAAACACCCCGCCATCCCGCAAGCGAAGACGGCCATCCCTTGATCGACATGCGCAGCAATGCCGCTGCACCGCGACTGGACGATCCCGGTATCGGGCTACGCGCCAACGGCCGCCGCGTGCTGTGCTACGCCGATTTGCACAGCGTGTTCGACGACCCGGACGGGCGCGAGCCTGGGCGCGAGATCGAGCTGCATTTGACCGGGCATATGGAAAAGTTCGTCTGGTCCTTCGACGGTATCGCCTTCGCCTCGGCAGAACCCTTACCTCTGCGTTACGGCGAGCGGCTGCGCATCGTGCTGGTCAACGACACCATGATGCAGCACCCCATCCACTTGCACGGCATGTGGAGCGACCTGGAAGACGCCGACGGCAATTTCCAGATGCGCAAGCACACCATCGACATGCCGCCCGGCACACGCCGCAGCTATCGCGTGCGTGCCGACGCACTCGGCCGCTGGGCTTATCACTGCCATCTGCTATACCACATGGAAGCGGGCATGATGCGCGAAGTGCGGGTGGAGGCATGA
- a CDS encoding CopL family metal-binding regulatory protein gives MLRCLLRLLLCLCLVANTATGAWASVGMAMPQMASAASTAHAAMPAALPRHDGMPPHAAMQLPDKTRRAHATDCRKLGSCDCLQHCSLALPTLPAVPAGLPGHATLPATRAEGRSSPVPEQPVRPPIA, from the coding sequence GTGCTGCGTTGCCTGCTCCGACTGCTGCTGTGCCTGTGCCTGGTCGCCAATACGGCCACCGGCGCGTGGGCGTCGGTGGGCATGGCGATGCCGCAGATGGCATCGGCTGCGTCAACAGCGCATGCGGCGATGCCGGCCGCGCTGCCGCGCCATGACGGCATGCCACCGCACGCTGCAATGCAGCTACCCGACAAGACCAGGCGCGCGCATGCAACCGATTGCCGCAAGCTGGGTAGCTGCGACTGCCTGCAGCACTGCAGTCTCGCCTTGCCGACCTTGCCTGCGGTGCCCGCGGGCCTGCCCGGTCACGCGACGTTGCCCGCCACCCGGGCCGAGGGGCGCAGCAGCCCGGTGCCCGAACAACCGGTTCGACCTCCCATCGCCTGA